In one Flammeovirga yaeyamensis genomic region, the following are encoded:
- a CDS encoding family 43 glycosylhydrolase: MNINLRKLTLLIGLCWGALAQAQNPFITHRFSADPTARVINDTLFVFPSSDTTCSQIKGNNGFCMPDYHVYSTVDLTNWTDHGEILSHNTVPWVEEDSYGMWAPDCIEKDGKYYFYFPAMPKDKSKFRRIGVAVADTPTGPYTPETHYIEGIEGIDPNAFIDDDGRIYLYYGGGEKLFWVELNQDMKTIKTKPQVVQGLPPKYKEGPFMFKRKGKYYFTFPHAPGGSEEIAYAVGDSPKGPFTYKGKVLERWKDGCWTNHHSFVEYKGEWFLFYHHMDLSGNKHRRSICADRVYFDEEGNIPEIKATYRGISKMFAKDAIQVDKYSVMENAKVEKTGAEQPNWVVKRISEHTKLAIKDIDFEKEKFTQVALFASAINEAEVDLFVGNKKMATFKLPKMKEGEWRLVKTDVLFKTKGMQDLNFIFRGNTEGLALDWVQFMKKDEVLVGKTPDIKLFNEMHQRLNIEAYKLYTLKEFKAETPQLSKHALVKGKCYINGELSEDITSVQEGDVIAFTSDKAKKMYNAFGGFKASNFSDQEGVNLEPCRLGGQNIGYIENGDYVMYNNLIFDRQPKQVTINMASVNDGGSIELRKNSVNGEMLARFDIKSTGGWQEWSSLTSEVAASINSTDKLFVVFKGTDGFLCNLADIKFN; this comes from the coding sequence ATGAACATTAATCTACGAAAATTAACATTGCTTATTGGGTTATGTTGGGGCGCATTAGCCCAAGCACAAAACCCATTTATTACACATCGTTTTTCTGCAGATCCAACTGCAAGAGTCATTAACGATACGTTATTTGTGTTTCCATCATCCGATACCACTTGTTCACAGATCAAAGGGAATAACGGTTTCTGTATGCCTGATTATCATGTGTACTCTACGGTGGATTTAACGAATTGGACTGACCATGGCGAAATTCTATCACATAACACTGTGCCTTGGGTAGAGGAAGACAGTTACGGAATGTGGGCTCCTGATTGTATTGAAAAAGATGGGAAATATTATTTCTACTTCCCTGCAATGCCAAAGGACAAAAGTAAATTTAGAAGAATTGGTGTAGCGGTAGCAGATACGCCAACAGGTCCTTACACTCCAGAAACCCATTACATTGAAGGTATCGAAGGTATCGATCCCAATGCATTTATCGATGATGATGGCAGAATTTATCTTTACTATGGTGGCGGTGAAAAGCTATTTTGGGTGGAGTTAAACCAAGATATGAAAACCATTAAAACGAAACCTCAAGTAGTACAAGGTTTACCTCCAAAATATAAAGAAGGTCCATTTATGTTTAAGCGTAAAGGAAAGTATTATTTCACTTTCCCACATGCACCGGGTGGATCAGAAGAAATTGCCTATGCTGTAGGCGATAGTCCAAAAGGACCTTTTACTTATAAAGGAAAAGTATTAGAACGTTGGAAAGATGGATGTTGGACCAACCATCACTCATTTGTAGAATATAAAGGTGAGTGGTTCTTGTTCTATCATCACATGGATTTATCGGGTAACAAACATAGAAGATCAATTTGTGCCGATAGAGTTTATTTTGATGAAGAAGGAAACATTCCTGAGATTAAAGCGACATACAGAGGTATCAGTAAGATGTTTGCCAAAGACGCCATTCAAGTGGATAAGTATAGTGTAATGGAAAACGCTAAAGTGGAGAAAACTGGAGCAGAACAACCTAATTGGGTCGTGAAAAGAATTTCTGAGCACACTAAGTTAGCCATTAAAGACATCGATTTTGAAAAAGAGAAGTTTACTCAAGTAGCATTGTTCGCAAGTGCTATTAATGAAGCAGAGGTAGATCTATTTGTAGGCAATAAAAAAATGGCCACATTCAAGCTTCCTAAAATGAAAGAAGGTGAGTGGAGATTGGTAAAAACGGATGTACTTTTCAAAACCAAAGGTATGCAGGATTTGAACTTCATCTTTAGAGGAAATACAGAAGGCTTGGCTTTGGATTGGGTACAGTTCATGAAGAAGGATGAAGTATTGGTAGGTAAAACTCCGGATATAAAGTTATTCAACGAGATGCATCAAAGATTGAATATCGAAGCATATAAACTTTATACTTTGAAAGAGTTTAAGGCAGAAACTCCTCAGTTATCGAAACATGCTTTAGTGAAAGGCAAATGCTATATCAATGGTGAATTATCAGAAGATATTACATCTGTTCAAGAAGGTGATGTAATTGCTTTCACTTCTGATAAAGCAAAGAAAATGTACAATGCGTTTGGCGGATTTAAAGCCTCAAATTTCTCAGACCAAGAAGGTGTAAACCTAGAGCCTTGTCGTCTTGGTGGTCAGAATATCGGCTACATAGAAAATGGCGATTACGTGATGTACAACAACTTGATATTTGACCGTCAACCAAAACAAGTGACGATCAATATGGCATCGGTAAATGATGGTGGTTCTATCGAATTAAGAAAGAACAGTGTGAACGGAGAGATGCTAGCAAGATTCGATATCAAATCGACAGGTGGATGGCAGGAATGGTCATCTTTGACATCAGAAGTAGCTGCTTCCATTAACTCTACAGATAAGTTATTTGTGGTGTTTAAAGGCACTGATGGCTTCTTATGTAACCTAGCTGACATTAAGTTTAACTAA